One part of the Paenibacillus silvisoli genome encodes these proteins:
- the ileS gene encoding isoleucine--tRNA ligase has product MQRVDVKEKARSRDQRVLAKWREEETFKQSITNREGKPNFVFYEGPPTANGAPHIGHVLGRVIKDFICRYKTMDGYRVVRKAGWDTHGLPVELGVEKQLGISGKQEIENYGVEAFITKCKNSVFEYERQWRELTEAIGYWTNMDDPYITLNNNYIESVWHILSSIHGKGLLYRGHRVSPYCPCCQTTLSSHEVAQGYEDVKDLSATVKFKLVDSEEYVLAWTTTPWTLPANVALAVNPNLTYARVLKDGQVFYVAEALVESVMKGEHEVQSTVKGADLVGKKYVPPFAYAQVENGHFIIPGDFVSDTSGTGIVHIAPAHGDDDYKVARANGVSFLNVVDSAGRYVDVVTDLKGRFVKECDVDIVKMLSERGLLFSKERYEHSYPFCWRCKTPLIYYATDSWFIETTAVKDQLIANNAGVEWYPSHIREGRFGKFLEDLVDWNISRNRYWGTPLNVWICDSCGGQHAPGSRAELVKLSTSPISEDIELHKPYVDEVKLNCPHCEGGVMTRTSEVVDVWFDSGSMPFAQYHQPFEKQDVFAEQYPADIICEGIDQTRGWFFSLLAVSTLYNGKAPYKAVISTGHILDENGQKMSKSKGNVIDPWEIINEYGTDAFRWALLADSAPWNSKRFSRGIVGEAKSKVIDTIVNTHAFFALYASIDGYDPSAQPARVSGNKLDRWIVSRLNSLTAQVNKSLAVYDFLNAAKGIETFVDEMSNWYIRRSRDRFWGSGLTDDKLDAYGTLRTVLLTVSRLIAPFAPLVAEDVYTNLGDGSSVHLADYPKADEAAIDETLERDMETARQIVELARNVRNETGIKTRQPLSELIVALDNEFDLTPYEAIIKDEINVKSITIASGDTGFVDFAFKLNLKVAGKKYGKHVGPIQGYLKSLTPEQTSEIMKAGEVSFAAAEGETLAIALDELLVEKQAKSGFASASGYNLTVAINTDITPELEQEGLVREVIRAVQDTRKKLDLPIEMRVHLVLDADAELLAALQAFESVLFESVLLRSVEYASQPDMERVSLGDKEIGINIVRV; this is encoded by the coding sequence ATGCAACGCGTCGATGTCAAAGAGAAGGCAAGAAGCCGGGACCAGCGGGTACTGGCCAAATGGAGAGAGGAAGAGACCTTCAAGCAGTCGATTACGAACCGGGAAGGCAAGCCGAACTTCGTGTTTTACGAAGGCCCGCCGACCGCGAACGGAGCGCCGCACATCGGCCACGTGCTGGGTCGCGTCATCAAGGACTTTATTTGCCGTTACAAGACGATGGACGGTTACCGCGTCGTCCGTAAAGCAGGCTGGGATACGCACGGGCTGCCGGTCGAGCTTGGCGTGGAGAAGCAGCTGGGCATTTCCGGCAAGCAGGAAATCGAGAACTATGGCGTAGAAGCGTTTATTACCAAATGCAAAAACAGCGTATTCGAATACGAGCGTCAATGGCGCGAGCTGACCGAAGCGATCGGCTATTGGACGAACATGGACGATCCTTATATCACGCTCAACAATAACTACATCGAGAGCGTATGGCATATTTTATCGAGCATTCACGGCAAAGGGCTGCTGTACCGCGGTCATCGCGTAAGCCCGTACTGTCCTTGCTGCCAGACGACGCTGAGCTCGCATGAGGTTGCCCAAGGCTACGAGGATGTGAAAGACCTCAGCGCGACCGTGAAGTTCAAGCTCGTCGATTCGGAGGAGTACGTATTGGCCTGGACGACGACGCCTTGGACGCTGCCGGCGAACGTTGCGCTAGCCGTGAATCCGAACTTGACGTATGCGCGCGTATTGAAGGACGGCCAAGTGTTCTATGTGGCTGAAGCGCTTGTCGAGAGCGTCATGAAAGGCGAGCACGAGGTTCAATCGACCGTAAAAGGCGCGGACCTGGTGGGCAAGAAATACGTGCCGCCGTTCGCGTATGCGCAAGTGGAGAACGGCCACTTCATCATCCCGGGCGATTTCGTCAGCGATACGAGCGGTACCGGTATCGTTCATATCGCGCCGGCGCATGGCGATGACGACTACAAGGTAGCGCGCGCGAACGGCGTCAGCTTCTTGAACGTAGTCGACAGCGCGGGCCGTTACGTCGATGTCGTGACGGATTTGAAAGGCCGCTTCGTCAAGGAATGCGACGTCGATATCGTCAAAATGCTCAGCGAGCGCGGCCTTCTGTTCTCGAAGGAGCGCTACGAGCACAGCTATCCGTTCTGCTGGCGCTGCAAAACGCCGCTGATCTATTACGCGACGGACAGCTGGTTTATCGAAACGACGGCCGTCAAGGATCAGCTGATCGCGAACAACGCGGGCGTGGAATGGTATCCGTCCCACATCCGAGAAGGCCGCTTCGGCAAGTTCCTTGAAGATTTGGTCGACTGGAACATCAGCCGCAACCGCTACTGGGGCACGCCGCTGAACGTCTGGATTTGCGACAGCTGCGGCGGTCAGCATGCGCCGGGCAGCCGTGCGGAGCTGGTGAAGCTCTCCACGTCGCCGATTTCCGAGGATATCGAGCTGCATAAGCCGTACGTGGACGAAGTGAAGCTGAACTGCCCGCATTGCGAAGGCGGCGTCATGACGCGGACTTCCGAAGTGGTCGACGTTTGGTTCGACAGCGGCTCCATGCCGTTCGCGCAATACCATCAGCCATTCGAGAAGCAGGACGTGTTCGCGGAGCAATATCCGGCGGACATCATCTGCGAAGGGATCGACCAAACGCGCGGCTGGTTCTTCAGCTTGCTGGCGGTTTCGACGCTTTATAACGGCAAAGCGCCTTACAAAGCGGTTATTTCCACCGGCCACATCCTCGACGAGAACGGTCAGAAAATGTCCAAGTCGAAGGGCAACGTTATCGATCCTTGGGAAATCATCAACGAGTACGGGACGGACGCCTTCCGTTGGGCTTTGCTGGCGGACAGCGCGCCGTGGAACAGCAAACGCTTCTCGCGCGGCATCGTAGGGGAAGCGAAATCGAAGGTGATCGATACGATCGTGAACACGCATGCGTTCTTCGCGCTCTATGCGTCCATCGACGGTTACGACCCGTCCGCTCAGCCTGCGCGCGTATCCGGCAATAAGCTGGACCGCTGGATCGTTTCCCGCTTGAACAGCTTGACGGCGCAAGTGAACAAGAGCCTTGCCGTGTACGACTTCCTCAATGCCGCAAAAGGCATCGAGACGTTCGTGGACGAGATGAGCAACTGGTACATTCGCCGCTCGCGCGACCGGTTCTGGGGAAGCGGGCTGACGGACGACAAGCTGGACGCTTACGGCACGCTTCGCACCGTTCTGCTGACGGTATCCCGTCTGATCGCGCCTTTCGCGCCGCTCGTAGCCGAGGATGTATATACGAACCTGGGCGACGGCAGCAGCGTGCATTTGGCCGATTACCCGAAAGCCGACGAAGCGGCGATCGACGAAACGCTGGAGCGCGACATGGAGACGGCGAGACAAATCGTCGAGCTGGCCCGCAACGTTCGGAACGAGACCGGCATTAAGACGCGTCAGCCGCTGTCCGAGCTGATCGTAGCGCTGGACAATGAGTTCGATTTGACGCCGTACGAAGCGATCATCAAGGATGAGATCAACGTCAAGTCGATTACGATCGCCAGCGGCGACACCGGCTTCGTTGACTTTGCGTTCAAGCTGAACCTGAAAGTAGCGGGCAAGAAGTACGGCAAGCATGTCGGCCCGATCCAAGGCTACTTGAAGTCGCTGACGCCGGAGCAAACGAGCGAAATCATGAAAGCCGGCGAGGTTTCCTTTGCGGCTGCTGAAGGCGAAACGCTTGCGATCGCGCTTGATGAGCTTCTGGTGGAGAAGCAGGCGAAGTCCGGTTTTGCATCGGCTTCAGGCTATAACTTGACCGTAGCGATCAATACCGATATTACGCCGGAGCTGGAGCAAGAGGGCTTGGTGCGCGAAGTGATTCGCGCGGTGCAGGATACGCGTAAGAAGCTGGATCTGCCGATCGAAATGCGCGTGCATCTCGTGCTCGACGCAGACGCGGAGCTGCTTGCGGCCCTGCAAGCGTTCGAATCGGTGCTGTTCGAGAGCGTGCTGCTGCGCAGCGTCGAATATGCGAGCCAGCCGGATATGGAGCGCGTATCGCTTGGCGATAAAGAGATTGGAATCAACATCGTCAGGGTATAG
- a CDS encoding DUF5665 domain-containing protein codes for MDALEKRLQKVVSEMERSQIADYVQLLNRPFSLMWRNLLGGTARGVGIAIGFTFFAATILYVLQLLGALNLPIIGDYIADIVRIVQHQLEGKAY; via the coding sequence ATGGACGCGCTTGAGAAGCGGCTTCAGAAAGTAGTCAGCGAAATGGAGCGATCGCAAATCGCCGACTATGTCCAGCTGTTGAACCGCCCGTTCTCGCTCATGTGGCGCAACTTATTGGGCGGTACGGCGAGAGGCGTCGGCATCGCGATCGGCTTCACCTTCTTCGCCGCAACGATTTTGTACGTGCTACAGCTGCTGGGCGCGCTGAACTTGCCGATTATCGGCGATTACATCGCGGATATCGTCCGAATCGTTCAGCATCAGCTGGAAGGGAAGGCCTACTAG
- a CDS encoding TraR/DksA C4-type zinc finger protein, with protein MTNLTNSQLRGFRSQLVVEKAAIEQRLASSEHYGFSASLKDESGDLSSYDNHPGDAATETYERGKDLALHEQEELHLSRIEAALAAIEDGSYGSCLTCGGSIPLERLQALPDTLYCAAHSPRQDISEHRPIEEAYLQPGFGRTSLDEHEDGYNGFDGEDAWQIVESWGNSDSPAMSENANVRNYDEIGIEADEADGYVESLESFLATDITGKHVSVVRNQQYYDYMDHEEGDHMLEKEQ; from the coding sequence ATGACGAACCTGACGAATTCCCAGCTCCGCGGCTTCCGCAGCCAGCTTGTCGTCGAGAAAGCGGCCATCGAGCAGCGGCTTGCCAGCAGCGAGCATTACGGCTTCTCCGCCTCGCTTAAGGACGAATCCGGCGACCTGTCGTCGTACGACAACCATCCCGGGGACGCGGCAACCGAAACGTACGAACGCGGCAAGGATCTTGCGCTCCATGAGCAAGAGGAGCTGCACTTAAGCCGTATTGAAGCGGCACTGGCGGCAATCGAAGACGGAAGCTACGGCAGCTGCCTTACTTGCGGCGGTTCCATTCCGCTTGAGCGGCTGCAGGCATTGCCCGATACGCTCTATTGCGCGGCGCACTCGCCAAGGCAGGACATCTCGGAGCACCGTCCAATCGAGGAGGCGTATTTGCAGCCCGGCTTCGGCCGTACAAGCTTGGATGAACACGAGGACGGCTATAACGGTTTTGACGGCGAAGACGCCTGGCAAATCGTCGAAAGCTGGGGTAACTCCGATTCGCCGGCCATGTCCGAGAATGCCAATGTCCGAAATTACGATGAAATCGGCATTGAAGCGGACGAAGCCGACGGATACGTGGAGTCGCTCGAAAGCTTCTTGGCGACCGATATTACGGGCAAGCATGTCAGCGTAGTCCGCAACCAGCAGTATTATGATTACATGGATCATGAAGAAGGCGACCACATGCTCGAGAAAGAGCAGTAA
- the lspA gene encoding signal peptidase II gives MKYYYYWLAVIVFVIDYVTKKWVENSLTIGETKHVLGEFFILTSIRNKGAAFGILQEQRILFILITLVVVGGIVWYITKNRHTGRGLLLGGLGLVLGGALGNFLERALYGEVVDFLQFTFGSYVFPIFNIADTGICVGVGMILLDTILTTKQENGDSNEREDKPNGQQGHQFIQ, from the coding sequence ATGAAATATTATTACTATTGGCTGGCGGTTATTGTATTCGTAATTGACTATGTGACGAAGAAATGGGTAGAAAACAGCCTGACGATCGGTGAAACGAAGCATGTGCTCGGCGAATTCTTTATTCTGACCTCCATTCGGAACAAAGGCGCCGCGTTCGGCATTTTGCAGGAACAGCGGATTTTGTTCATTCTGATAACGCTCGTCGTCGTCGGAGGCATTGTGTGGTATATCACGAAGAACCGCCATACGGGCAGAGGCCTGCTGCTTGGCGGACTTGGCCTGGTGCTTGGTGGCGCGCTCGGCAACTTCCTGGAGCGTGCGCTTTACGGCGAAGTCGTCGATTTTCTGCAATTTACATTCGGCAGCTACGTATTCCCGATCTTTAACATTGCCGATACGGGCATTTGCGTCGGCGTAGGGATGATTTTGCTGGATACGATTTTAACTACGAAGCAAGAGAACGGAGATTCAAATGAACGAGAAGACAAGCCAAACGGACAGCAAGGACACCAATTTATTCAGTGA
- a CDS encoding RluA family pseudouridine synthase gives MNEKTSQTDSKDTNLFSEDALSFTVSESEGGERLDKYVTESIEEGTVSRTMVQDWIKEGAVLVNGRQMKANYKLAVADVVTVIIPEPEEAVIEAQNIPLDVVYEDSDVIVINKPRGMVVHPAPGHYSGTVVNALMYHCKDLSGINGVLRPGIVHRIDKDTSGLIMAAKNDLAHASLAAQLKDHTVTRKYLALVHGSMPHEHGTVDAPIGRDPQDRKLFTVIHKGSKEAVTHFQVAERIGDDFTLLELQLETGRTHQIRVHMKYIGHPLAGDPVYGRNKTIGLKGQALHAAVLGFKHPRTGEYLEFQAPIPADMEHELLILRQR, from the coding sequence ATGAACGAGAAGACAAGCCAAACGGACAGCAAGGACACCAATTTATTCAGTGAGGACGCGTTAAGCTTTACCGTCAGCGAGTCGGAAGGCGGAGAACGGCTGGATAAGTACGTGACCGAAAGCATAGAAGAGGGTACCGTTTCCCGCACGATGGTGCAGGACTGGATTAAGGAAGGCGCCGTGCTCGTCAACGGTCGCCAAATGAAAGCGAACTATAAGCTAGCCGTGGCCGATGTGGTCACGGTTATTATTCCTGAGCCGGAAGAAGCGGTCATCGAGGCTCAAAATATTCCGCTGGACGTCGTGTACGAAGACAGCGACGTCATCGTCATTAACAAGCCGCGCGGCATGGTCGTCCATCCGGCGCCCGGCCATTATTCCGGTACGGTCGTCAATGCGCTGATGTACCATTGCAAAGATTTGTCCGGCATCAACGGGGTGCTTCGTCCCGGCATCGTGCACCGGATCGACAAAGATACGTCCGGCCTTATTATGGCGGCGAAGAACGATTTGGCGCATGCTTCGCTTGCTGCGCAGCTGAAGGATCATACCGTTACCCGCAAGTACCTCGCGCTTGTGCACGGCTCGATGCCGCATGAGCATGGGACTGTAGATGCGCCGATCGGCCGGGATCCGCAGGACCGCAAGCTGTTTACGGTTATCCATAAGGGAAGCAAGGAGGCCGTGACGCATTTTCAAGTGGCGGAACGGATCGGCGACGATTTCACGCTGCTCGAGCTGCAGCTCGAAACCGGCCGCACGCATCAAATTCGCGTACATATGAAATACATCGGCCACCCGCTTGCGGGCGATCCGGTCTATGGCCGGAACAAGACGATCGGATTGAAAGGACAGGCGCTTCACGCGGCCGTTCTCGGCTTCAAGCATCCGCGGACAGGCGAGTACTTGGAGTTTCAGGCGCCGATTCCGGCGGACATGGAGCATGAGCTGTTGATTTTGCGGCAACGATAA
- a CDS encoding LL-diaminopimelate aminotransferase: MTQINNNYTLLQGSYLFSEIAKRRTKFMQDNPNAQIISLGIGDVTRGLPDAITKAMHDAVDELSNPGTFRGYGPEQGYDFLINDIINNDYKARGIDIATNEVFVSDGSKCDVGNIQEIFSQDAVIAVQDPVYPVYVDTNVMAGRSGKFNKETNQYENIVYLKCDASNNFTPSLPERKVDLIYLCYPNNPTGMTLSKEELKRWVDFAKANDCIILYDSAYEAFIQEADVPRSIYEIEGAKEVAIEFRSFSKTAGFTGVRCAYTVVPRELKAKDAEGNVLLVNDLWNRRHTTKFNGVSYVTQRGASAIYTPEGKAQIASIIDYYMTNAGIIRDGLASLGLEVFGGVNAPYIWLKTPNGLDSWAFFDKLLSEANIVGTPGVGFGQAGQGYFRLTAFGSRENTEKAVERITKLTL; the protein is encoded by the coding sequence ATGACACAAATCAACAACAACTATACGCTGCTTCAAGGCAGCTATCTCTTCTCCGAAATCGCGAAGCGCCGCACGAAATTTATGCAGGATAATCCGAATGCGCAAATTATTAGCCTAGGCATCGGCGACGTAACGCGCGGCCTTCCGGACGCGATCACGAAAGCGATGCACGATGCGGTAGACGAGCTGTCGAACCCAGGCACGTTCCGCGGCTACGGCCCGGAGCAAGGCTATGATTTCTTGATCAACGATATCATCAACAACGACTATAAAGCGCGCGGCATCGACATCGCGACGAACGAAGTATTCGTTAGCGACGGCTCGAAATGCGACGTCGGCAATATTCAAGAGATTTTCAGCCAGGACGCGGTTATTGCGGTTCAAGACCCTGTATACCCGGTATACGTGGACACGAACGTGATGGCAGGCCGTTCCGGCAAGTTCAATAAGGAAACGAACCAATACGAGAACATCGTTTACTTGAAATGCGACGCGTCGAACAACTTCACGCCAAGCCTGCCGGAGCGCAAGGTCGACCTGATCTACCTTTGCTACCCGAACAACCCGACGGGGATGACGCTTTCGAAGGAAGAGCTGAAGCGCTGGGTTGACTTCGCGAAAGCGAACGACTGCATCATCCTGTACGATTCGGCGTACGAAGCGTTCATTCAAGAAGCGGACGTACCGCGCAGCATTTATGAAATCGAAGGCGCGAAGGAAGTCGCGATCGAATTCCGCAGCTTCTCGAAGACAGCCGGCTTTACGGGCGTACGCTGCGCGTACACCGTCGTTCCGCGCGAGCTTAAAGCAAAGGATGCTGAAGGCAACGTACTGCTCGTAAACGACCTGTGGAACCGCCGTCACACGACGAAGTTCAACGGCGTATCCTACGTCACGCAGCGCGGCGCATCGGCGATCTACACGCCGGAAGGCAAAGCGCAAATCGCGTCCATCATCGATTACTACATGACGAACGCAGGCATTATCCGCGACGGTCTCGCATCGCTCGGCCTTGAAGTGTTCGGCGGCGTAAACGCTCCTTACATCTGGTTGAAAACGCCGAACGGCCTCGACTCGTGGGCATTCTTCGACAAGCTGCTGTCGGAAGCGAACATCGTCGGCACGCCGGGCGTCGGCTTCGGTCAAGCCGGCCAAGGCTATTTCCGCCTGACGGCGTTCGGCAGCCGCGAAAATACGGAAAAAGCGGTTGAACGGATTACGAAACTTACGCTGTAA
- the pyrR gene encoding bifunctional pyr operon transcriptional regulator/uracil phosphoribosyltransferase PyrR, translated as MDEQHRIIMDETAIRRALTRIAHEIVEKNKGIDNCVLVGIRTRGIYLAQRIAERIHEIEGHPVEVQELDITLYRDDREASTDAAQGSKATVNVKNKRVILFDDVLYTGRTIRAAMDALMDCGRPQSIQLAVLVDRGNRELPIRPDYVGKNVPTSKQEQIEVFLQEVDENDQVTIIH; from the coding sequence ATGGATGAGCAGCATCGGATCATCATGGATGAGACGGCAATCCGCCGCGCGCTAACGCGAATCGCCCATGAAATTGTCGAGAAGAACAAAGGCATCGACAATTGCGTGCTGGTCGGCATTCGAACGCGCGGCATCTACCTGGCACAACGCATTGCGGAACGCATTCACGAAATCGAAGGGCATCCGGTCGAGGTGCAGGAGCTCGACATCACCCTGTACCGGGATGACCGCGAAGCAAGCACGGATGCGGCGCAGGGGAGCAAGGCGACCGTGAACGTCAAAAATAAACGCGTCATTCTGTTCGACGACGTGCTCTACACAGGCCGGACGATCCGGGCTGCCATGGACGCGCTGATGGACTGCGGGAGACCGCAATCGATCCAGCTGGCCGTCCTCGTTGACAGAGGAAACCGCGAGCTGCCGATTCGGCCGGATTATGTAGGCAAAAACGTACCGACCTCTAAACAGGAGCAAATCGAAGTGTTTCTCCAGGAAGTGGACGAGAACGACCAAGTGACGATCATCCATTAA
- a CDS encoding aspartate carbamoyltransferase catalytic subunit, protein MTTATLIRQRSLLGLKELSKEEIGSILDRAAYWEANPNKIEPIVQGKIVANMFFENSTRTRFSFEVAEKRLGAEVLNFSAAVSSVQKGESIYDTVRTLESLGIDAGVIRLKPIGVLAELAQKIKVPLINAGDGNNEHPTQALLDLYTMRKQFGELKGLNVAIVGDIMHSRVARSNLYALQKFGANVRFCAPDNMQAAELDAPYVSMDEALNADVVMMLRVQLERHEAGIINSAEAYREHFGLTEERAAKLAPHAIIMHPAPINRDVEIDDALVEHPQSRIFPQMANGVPIRMTVIERALS, encoded by the coding sequence ATGACAACCGCAACTTTGATCAGGCAGCGAAGCCTGCTTGGACTTAAGGAACTCAGCAAAGAAGAGATCGGCTCGATTCTGGACCGCGCGGCCTACTGGGAAGCGAATCCGAACAAGATCGAACCGATCGTGCAGGGCAAAATCGTAGCGAACATGTTCTTCGAGAACAGCACGCGGACGAGATTCTCCTTCGAGGTGGCCGAGAAGCGGCTGGGCGCAGAGGTGCTGAACTTTTCCGCAGCGGTCTCGAGCGTGCAGAAAGGCGAATCAATCTACGATACGGTGCGCACCCTTGAATCATTGGGCATCGACGCCGGCGTCATTCGGCTGAAGCCGATCGGCGTTCTCGCCGAGCTGGCGCAGAAGATCAAGGTGCCGCTGATCAACGCCGGAGACGGCAATAACGAGCATCCAACGCAGGCGCTGCTCGATCTCTACACGATGCGCAAGCAGTTCGGAGAGCTGAAAGGACTGAACGTCGCGATCGTCGGCGATATTATGCACAGCCGGGTCGCGCGCTCGAACTTGTACGCGCTGCAGAAGTTTGGGGCGAACGTCCGCTTCTGCGCGCCGGATAACATGCAGGCGGCCGAGCTGGACGCGCCGTACGTCTCGATGGACGAAGCGTTGAACGCGGATGTCGTCATGATGCTCCGGGTGCAGCTCGAACGTCACGAAGCGGGCATAATCAACTCCGCCGAAGCGTACAGAGAGCACTTCGGCTTGACGGAAGAGCGCGCCGCGAAGCTTGCGCCGCATGCCATCATTATGCATCCTGCTCCGATCAACCGCGACGTGGAAATCGACGATGCGCTCGTCGAGCACCCGCAATCGCGCATCTTCCCGCAAATGGCGAACGGCGTGCCGATTCGCATGACCGTCATCGAGAGAGCATTATCCTAA
- a CDS encoding dihydroorotase, whose product MATWILNGLVWDEQTGETARKHIRIENGLIAAIADAASGEPDTAGHDMIDANGKLVSAGFIDMHVHLREPGFEYKEDIASGTRSAAKGGFTTIACMPNTRPVIDTPETVRYILDKAKSAGIVNVLPYAAITKNELGRELTDFAALKEAGAIGFTDDGVGVQNAQMMKDAMNLAAAMGMPVIAHCEDDSLVVGAAVTEGKFAKENGLKGIPNESEAIHVGRDILLAEATGVHYHVCHVSTEQSVRLIRMAKQIGIKVTAEVCPHHLILSDEDIPGMDANWKMNPPLRTPRDVQAVIEGIEDGTLDMIVTDHAPHSAEEKARGMQLAPFGIVGFETAFPLMYTKFVKTGKWTLGFLLRRMTSDPARVFGLRSGVLQAGAPADLTIVDLENEREVDPASFASKSSNTPFGGWKLHGWPVATIVDGNVVWSEQ is encoded by the coding sequence ATGGCAACTTGGATTTTGAACGGTCTCGTTTGGGACGAACAAACAGGTGAAACGGCACGCAAGCATATCCGGATCGAGAACGGTCTGATCGCTGCGATTGCCGATGCGGCTTCCGGCGAGCCGGATACGGCTGGCCACGATATGATCGACGCGAACGGAAAGCTGGTTTCCGCAGGCTTTATCGATATGCACGTCCACCTGCGCGAGCCTGGCTTTGAATATAAAGAGGATATTGCGAGCGGCACGCGCTCGGCGGCGAAAGGCGGCTTCACGACGATCGCCTGCATGCCGAACACGCGGCCTGTCATCGATACGCCGGAGACGGTGCGCTACATACTGGACAAGGCGAAGAGCGCAGGCATCGTCAACGTGCTTCCGTATGCGGCGATTACGAAGAACGAGCTCGGCCGCGAGCTGACCGACTTCGCGGCGTTGAAGGAAGCGGGCGCGATCGGGTTTACCGATGACGGCGTCGGCGTACAGAACGCGCAAATGATGAAGGACGCGATGAACCTCGCCGCTGCGATGGGCATGCCGGTCATCGCTCACTGCGAAGACGACTCGCTGGTCGTCGGAGCCGCGGTAACCGAAGGCAAATTCGCCAAGGAAAACGGGCTGAAGGGCATTCCGAACGAGTCCGAGGCGATCCACGTCGGCCGCGATATTTTGCTGGCGGAAGCTACTGGCGTTCACTACCACGTCTGCCACGTGAGCACGGAGCAATCCGTCAGACTGATCCGGATGGCGAAACAAATCGGCATCAAGGTGACCGCAGAGGTTTGCCCGCATCACCTGATTCTGTCCGATGAAGATATCCCGGGCATGGATGCGAACTGGAAAATGAACCCGCCGCTGCGGACGCCGCGCGACGTGCAAGCGGTGATCGAAGGCATCGAGGACGGTACGCTCGACATGATCGTAACCGACCATGCGCCTCACAGCGCCGAAGAGAAAGCGCGCGGCATGCAGCTTGCGCCGTTCGGCATCGTCGGCTTCGAAACGGCTTTCCCGCTGATGTACACGAAATTCGTCAAGACGGGCAAATGGACGCTGGGCTTCCTGCTGCGGCGCATGACGTCCGATCCGGCCCGCGTCTTCGGACTTCGCAGCGGCGTGCTGCAAGCCGGCGCACCTGCCGATCTGACGATCGTCGATCTGGAGAACGAGCGCGAGGTGGATCCGGCAAGCTTTGCTTCGAAGAGCAGCAATACGCCGTTCGGCGGCTGGAAGCTGCACGGCTGGCCGGTTGCAACGATCGTGGACGGCAACGTCGTTTGGTCTGAACAATAA
- a CDS encoding carbamoyl phosphate synthase small subunit: MQARLLLEDGTLFTGLSFGAEGQSAGEVVFNTGITGYQEVLSDPSYCGQIVTMTYPLIGNYGIARDDFEAVRPYIHGFVVRRHESVPSNWRAEYTLGSLLKEYGIPGISDIDTRMLTRKLRHYGTMKGMLTTGNERIEELAERLNMTTLMRDQVARTSTTSIFSSPGDRERIVLVDFGAKSGILRELTKRGCDVVVVPHDTTAEQIRRLNPDGIQLSNGPGDPKDVPYAVKMIQELLGEYPIFGICLGHQLFALACGADTAKLKFGHRGGNHPVKELSTGRCYITSQNHGYTVLEDSVNGTKLEVTHINNNDKTIEGLKHSVHPAFSVQYHPEAAPGPFDSSYLFDQFLDMIREHKRNNPQKPRQAQLAASLRGELQYAQK; encoded by the coding sequence ATGCAAGCAAGATTGTTATTGGAGGACGGCACGCTGTTTACGGGTCTCAGCTTCGGCGCTGAAGGCCAGTCCGCGGGCGAGGTTGTTTTTAATACAGGGATTACGGGCTATCAAGAGGTGCTTTCCGATCCGTCGTACTGCGGACAGATCGTGACGATGACATACCCGCTGATCGGCAACTACGGTATCGCGCGCGACGATTTCGAGGCGGTGCGCCCATACATTCACGGCTTCGTCGTTCGCCGCCACGAGTCGGTGCCAAGCAACTGGAGAGCGGAGTACACGCTTGGCAGTTTGCTGAAGGAATACGGCATTCCCGGCATCAGCGACATCGATACTCGGATGCTGACCCGCAAGCTTCGCCACTACGGCACGATGAAAGGGATGCTGACGACAGGCAACGAGCGTATCGAAGAGCTGGCCGAGCGTCTGAACATGACGACGCTGATGCGCGATCAAGTGGCGCGCACGTCGACGACAAGCATTTTCTCGAGCCCTGGCGACCGCGAACGGATCGTATTAGTCGACTTCGGCGCGAAGAGCGGTATTCTGCGCGAGCTGACGAAGCGCGGCTGCGACGTCGTCGTCGTTCCGCATGACACGACTGCGGAGCAAATCCGCCGCCTGAATCCGGACGGCATCCAGCTGTCCAACGGCCCTGGCGACCCGAAAGACGTACCGTATGCGGTCAAAATGATCCAAGAGCTGCTCGGCGAGTACCCGATCTTCGGCATCTGCCTAGGTCACCAGCTGTTCGCGCTCGCTTGCGGCGCGGATACGGCGAAGCTGAAGTTCGGCCACCGCGGCGGCAACCACCCGGTGAAAGAGCTGTCAACCGGCCGCTGCTACATCACTTCGCAAAACCACGGCTACACGGTTTTGGAAGATTCGGTCAACGGCACGAAGCTTGAAGTGACGCATATTAACAACAACGACAAAACGATCGAAGGCTTGAAGCACAGCGTGCATCCGGCGTTCTCGGTGCAGTACCACCCGGAAGCGGCGCCTGGTCCGTTCGATTCCAGCTACCTGTTCGATCAATTCCTGGATATGATCCGCGAACACAAAAGAAACAACCCGCAAAAACCGCGTCAAGCTCAATTGGCGGCATCGTTGAGAGGAGAGCTGCAGTATGCCCAGAAATAA